A genomic window from Fusarium falciforme chromosome 2, complete sequence includes:
- a CDS encoding YCII domain-containing protein: MPASILRSLARPLLAPRLSTLHQAQRTMATGVAKKEWLAIMPDKPNVLEIRKKVKATHYEGIKPLIASGTLPAGGAIFEKHPVDGEPALFKGSVVVYSAESIDEVHKIIENDVYATSGVWDLEKAQVLPYVPAVREPLGK; the protein is encoded by the exons ATGCCAGCTTCTATCCTGCGTTCACTCGCCCGACCCCTCTTGGCACCGAGACTCTCCACCCTTCACCAAGCACAACGCACTATGGCGACGGGTGTAGCAAAGAAAGAATGGCTTGCAATCATGCCTGATAAGCCTAATGTATTAGAAATCAGAAAGAAAGTGAAAGC GACGCACTATGAAGGCATCAAACCATTGATCGCTTCCGGGACACTACCAGCGGGCG GCGCCATTTTTGAGAAGCATCCTGTTGATGGAGAGCCGGCTCTATTCAAGGGGAGCGTTGTCGTCTATTCTGCTGAGAGCATCGACGAGGTGCACAAAATCATTGAGAATGATGTATACGCCACCAGCGGCGTGTGGGACCTTGAAAAAGCCCAGGTCCTGCCA TATGTCCCAGCGGTTCGTGAGCCCCTTGGCAAGTGA